One genomic window of Fusarium keratoplasticum isolate Fu6.1 chromosome 3, whole genome shotgun sequence includes the following:
- a CDS encoding PlsC domain-containing protein, with the protein MSAKAGTKDAAAPQSATNPTPQKELYPMVNWKYDMFLYSVGNIVDMFFREVVPRGAWRVPQTGPVLFVAAPHANQFVDAIILQRTLRYEANRRASLLIAQKSVHGFIGWGSRQVGSVPVGRAQDAAKPATGTVYLPDPINDPTLVRGIGTKFGEGEGEIQGMLFLPPGKKTTGASVDIAQILGPEEIRVKRPFKGKLALEQLTGRDDIDKDGNFTNKAVKGPAPGYQGTKYKLAPHIDQTKVYEAVFSRLRNGGCVGIFPEGGSHDRTELLPLKAGVAIMALGTLAEDPDCGLKIVPVGMNYFHAHKFRSRAVVEFGAPFEIPRHLVELYCNNQRREAIGQVLDMVYQALNSVTVSAPDYDSLMMIQAARRLYNPTGKKLPLPVVIELNRRLCMGYERYKNDERITSLSAAVKEYNSQLRYLNLKDHQVQYAKMSTIKVVFLSIYRSIKLLFLFICTLPGLLLFSPVFVATKIISRQKAKTALAGSTVKIRGRDVMATWKILVALGFAPTLYNIYSIILSLKVWQDRLWGHVPDWVPFWLVYFMVWPLMVGITFASLRFGEVGMDIFKSLRPLMLCLNPSSNYNIHKLRLRRAELSAQVTDVINTLGPEMFDDFDKVRLVPDLFKTEGGASTSPTSRRRRDSDQSSTGFDAETPPALSRRSTTQSSRALPRNDSFSNIGTVGIFSTRPPSRARSRSRSSSSGGGFGSGGFPISGFTTLDSAGGFDEASRKIREAMKVRRRKTDQEKTEGEEEEEDSEEEGYDEARKKNT; encoded by the exons ATGTCTGCAAAGGCTGGGACAAAGGACGCGGCAGCGCCGCAGTCCGCGACAAATCCAACCCCGCAGAAGGAGCTCTATCCCATGGTGAACTGGAAGTATGACATGTTCCTCTACAGCGTCGGCAACATCGTGGACATGTTCTTCCGCGAGGTCGTGCCTCGAGGTGCCTGGCGCGTTCCTCAGACTGGCCCCGTGCTGTTTGTTGCTGCGCCGCATGCGAACCAG TTCGTCGATGCCATTATTCTTCAGCGAACCCTCCGCTACGAGGCCAATCGTCGAGCGTCTCTTCTCATCGCCCAAAAGTCCGTCCACGGCTTCATCGGCTGGGGCTCGCGCCAGGTCGGTTCCGTGCCTGTTGGTCGCGCTCAGGATGCCGCCAAGCCCGCCACTGGCACCGTTTACCTTCCCGATCCCATCAACGACCCGACTCTAGTTCGTGGTATCGGTACCAAgttcggcgagggcgagggtgagATACAGGGCATGCTCTTCCTTCCACCTGGCAAGAAGACGACAGGTGCCAGTGTCGATATCGCTCAGATTCTCGGACCCGAGGAGATCCGCGTGAAGCGACCATTCAAGGGCAAGCTCGCCTTGGAACAGCTTACAGGCCGCGATGACattgacaaggacggcaactTCACCAACAAGGCAGTGAAGGGTCCCGCCCCAGGATACCAGGGCACCAAGTACAAGCTGGCACCTCATATTGACCAGACCAAGGTCTACGAGGCTGTCTTCTCGCGTCTGCGCAACGGTGGTTGTGTGGGTATCTTCCCAGAGGGAGGTAGTCATGATCGCACTGAGCTTCTGCCTCTCAAGGCTGGTGTCGCTATCATGGCCCTGGGAACTCTCGCCGAGGATCCCGACTGTGGGCTTAAGATTGTGCCTGTGGGAATGAACTATTTCCATGCGCACAAGTTCCGTTCGCGCGCTGTTGTCGAGTTTGGCGCTCCCTTTGAGATTCCCCGTCACCTTGTTGAGCTGTACTGTAACAACCAGCGCCGCGAGGCTATCGGTCAGGTCCTGGACATGGTTTACCAGGCACTCAACTCGGTGACCGTCTCGGCGCCAGACTACGACAGCCTGATGATGATCCAGGCGGCTCGGCGACTCTACAACCCCACTGGCAAGAAGCTCCCACTGCCTGTGGTGATTGAGCTCAACCGAAGGCTGTGTATGGGTTATGAGCGGTACAAGAATGATGAACGAATTACTTCTTTGTCCGCAGCGGTCAAGGAGTACAACTCGCAGCTGCGTTACCTGAACCTCAAGGATCATCAGGTGCAGTATGCCAAGATGTCAACCATCAAGGTTGTGTTCCTATCCATCTACCGCTCCATCAAGCTCCTGTTTCTCTTTATCTGCACCTTGCCTGGGCTGCTCCTCTTCTCGCCAGTCTTTGTGGCCACCAAGATCATCAGTCGacagaaggccaagacggctTTGGCAGGTTCGACGGTCAAGATCCGTGGTCGAGATGTCATGGCGACGTGGAAGATCCTGGTAGCGCTGGGATTTGCACCTACGCTCTACAATATTTATTCGATAATCTTGTCGTTGAAGGTCTGGCAGGATCGGCTCTGGGGCCATGTTCCTGACTGGGTGCCCTTCTGGTTGGTTTACTTCATGGTGTGGCCCCTCATGGTTGGCATCACATTCGCATCCCTGCGCTTTGGCGAGGTCGGCATGGACATCTTCAAGTCCCTGCGACCGCTGATGCTGTGTCTGAATCCGTCGTCGAACTATAACATTCACAAGCTGCGGCTCAGGAGAGCAGAGCTCAGCGCTCAGGTGACGGATGTGATCAATACTCTTGGCCCTGAGATGTTTGATGATTTCGACAAGGTGCGCCTTGTTCCTGACCTGTTCAAGACCGAGGGTGGTGCTTCAACGTCTCCAACTTCGCGTAGACGACGAGACAGTGACCAGTCGAGCACTGGGTTCGATGCTGAGACACCACCAGCTCTGTCGCGACGAAGCACGACGCAATCAAGCCGAGCACTGCCACGCAATGATTCGTTCAGCAACATTGGCACGGTTGGCATCTTCTCGACAAGACCACCATCCCGAGCGCGCAGCCGATCCCGGTCGAGCAGCAGTGGGGGCGGGTTTGGATCTGGTGGATTCCCTATCAGCGGATTCACTACTCTGGACTCGGCTGGCGGGTTTGATGAAGCAAGCCGCAAGATTCGAGAGGCTATGAAGGTCCGAAGACGCAAGACAGACCAGGAGAAGAcggagggagaagaggaggaggaggacagcgaggaggagggctACGACGaggcaaggaagaagaacaCCTAG